The Armatimonadota bacterium genome segment TGCATCGATCCTCCTTTTTAGCGTTTCGTAAGGTTCGGCAATTCCTATGCCGACAGGTTCTGCAGACGATGTGCGCCGAACCACATGACCGAGGAGCATTCTGCCGTAATCCGTGCATGCTGATCCGGTGGTCTGTATGGCCAGCAGGTCGCATGCCGATTCCTGTGCAAAGAGCCACTCTCTGCGGAAAAGCCAAACGAGTGGATTGAAGAAGAAAAACACCTGCGCAAGCATCGGCAGCCATGTCCACATCACATCGTGTCGCTTTGCATGTGCCAGCTCGTGTGCAATGATCATGCGAAGATCGTTATGGCTGGAGGTCGTGAGTGCTTTGTCCGGTAAAATTATGTCCTGTTTAAGCACTCCGCAAATCATCGGACCCCGGACATCACCGGTCAGCAGTTGAGGCACGCGCTTTATTTTCATCCGCAGGCACAACTGCTCAAGCTCAGTTTGCAGATCAGCATCTTCAATGCTTTCGCAGGTATGCCGCAGTCTTCTTGTCCTGCGCAGTGCAGTTAGAATTTTTAGAGTTGATAGTGTCACGCCTGTCCCCCATATCAAAACCAATATGCTGACTGTGCTTTGCGCCTGATCGATATGATGTGCCACTGTGCTCAAGGTGCGGGCATTCCTATATAAAGGTGCGCGGCTTATATGTGCAGATAACGTTCTGCTGTACGAGTGATTAAGCACAGGCAGACCTATCGAACCAATGAAGATAAATGCGATCATCAGCTTGAGATATGCAAGCCGCCATATCCAGCTCATTGCGTGAGGTGGCATCTTTGGCCAAAGCCGGCATATCCCGTATGCCAGCAGCAGAGCTGCAGTGCCCTGCCAACAACCATTCCAAATATGCTGCTCAAGGCAAGTACTATTCATTTTTTGTCCTCTTCTCTTCCAACAGATGCTGCAACTCGTTTATCTGCTCGTCACTCAAATCTGCGTCCTCCGCCAGGTAAGCCACTAATGGGTCGAGTGAGCCGCCGAGCACCTTGTCTGCAAATGAGCGAGTAAGCCTTCTGAAAAGATCACTTTTCTGAAGACAGGGGCAGTATTCGAATACTCCCTCCCGACTCTTTCTTTTCAGATAGCCCTTCTTTCGCAGACGCTCCATTACAGTAAGAACAGTAGTGCGCGCCAGTCCTCGCTCTTCGCCAAATTGAACCGACGCTTCTTTTACCGTAATTGGAGAATGATCGGTTATGAACCTGAGCAGTTCCAATTCCAGTTCACCAAGGTTCGGAAGTTCCATATTTACCTCTATGCGTATTTAGACTACGGTCGTCGTCAGTCTCATTATACCCTTGCCTACGAACGTAGTCAAGTGCTTTTAATAAAATTTTTAGTAAGACCACTGCGTAGAATTTCTCAAGAATATGTATTCTCCCCATCCGTAGTATAATTATGACTTGGGAACAATCATGGCGATCATTCAACACCCTGACGGCCTGACACTATTCGGGCTTACAATAGAAGAAGCGAAGTCTCTGCCGCGCGGAAAGCGAAGGAGTCTTGCGGGATATCTTGTCCGCTTCGGCTATTACGAGCAAGCGCGCGATCTGTTGACTCACATTGTAAGCGCAGACCCGAACGGCATGCTATACAGAATGTGGCTCGTGTGGGCTCTGCTCGGCTGCGGCGATATCGAGCAGTCAGACAGCCTCTCGCAGCAGTTGTTATCGGAGTTTCCGGATATGCGCGGAGTAATCCTTACCAGAGCCGATGTGCTCTTTACCCAGGGCGAAGTTGAGTCCGCCTGTGAGGTAATGCACACTGATACATTCGATCCGAAAGATGGCTACAGCTACTGGGCCAGACTCGGGCTTGCATTCCAGCGCCGGAGTTTATGGGATGAAGCGCACAAATCCCTGGACCGCGCAATAACAATATACCGCTCACGCACAGACGAGTTGGAAGATAAAACTATACCCATATACCTCTGGATGGCGCTTGCTCTCCAGGAGGAGCATGAATGCTGCGAGAGCCGGGAATTTCGAGATGAGTTTGGAAAGCTCAAGCAGCAGGAACAGGACCGACTGTGCGCCGAACTCGAAAAGCCTGATCGAAAAACCGGCAGTGCTCAATCACACCATCGCATTACCTGCCCGGACATACCGCTCAAGCGAACGGTGGACCCGGAAGTCGCGGCATCAATGGCCGCTGCATCCGAAGCTCCTATGCTCAATGCAGGATTGGAATCGCAGCTCAAACGTTTCTTCGGTTATGACAAATTCCGTAAAGGTCAGCAGCAGGTAGTCGAGCATGTTCTATCGGACAATAGCGTTCTCGCGATAATGCCCACAGGCGCGGGCAAGTCTCTGTGTTATCAACTTCCCGCGATGCTTTTGGATGGCCTGACGCTGGTCGTCTCGCCTCTTATCGCGCTCATGAAAGACCAGGTTGACGGTCTGCCGGTCGAAGTCCAGAAGCAGGCCACCCTGATAAACTCCACGCTCGACGGCGACGAGATCGACCGCCGCCTCAGTGATATCCGGGCGGGCAAGTATAAACTCGTCTATGCTGCGCCGGAGAGACTGCGGCAGATACCTTTTTTGCATGCCCTGCGCGGTCGAGGTGTCTCGCTGATAGTGGTAGACGAGGCGCACTGCGTAAGTATGTGGGGTCACGACTTCCGCCCGGACTATCTCTTTATTGGAAAAGCATTGAGATATATGGGCGATCCGACAGTCCTCGCGATGACCGCCACAGCTACCCCCAAGATGCGTGTCGAGATATCCAACAACCTCGGCCGCCAGCTCAAAGTAATCAGCACCGGCACTCATCGGCCAAATTTGTATCTTGAGTCTATGATGGTCAGATCGGATGAGGAGAAGATGCGTTCTCTGATCCACCTGTGCCGCGAAAATGACGGCGCGGGCATCATCTACACCCGTTCCCGCAAAAAAACCGAAGAGCTGGCCATGCTCTTGCGCCGCGAGCGTATCCGCGCCACTCACTACCATGCCGGAATGGACGCCGATGATCGTGCCCGCACTCATGAGGAGTTCATGGACGGCAAGTGGCGAGTTATCTGCGCTACGGTCGCCTTCGGAATGGGGATCGACAAGTCCGATGTGCGCTTTGTAATCCATTACAGCTTGCCGGGAGCCCTGGAGGACTACTATCAGGAAGCCGGCCGCGCCGGTCGTGACGGCCTGCCCTCGCGCTGCATTCTGCTGTGCACACCGTCGGATAAAGCGAATAATACACGCTGGATGCGTCAGGAGCGAGTTGATGCCGATCTGCCTCGTAAATGCTATAAGATCATCCGCGAACTCACTCTTGATTCACCTTTCGCCGCTATCCATTCGGACGATTTCGAACGTGAGCTGGGCGAGCAAGAGACTAAAATCCGTGTCGCAATCAGCATGCTTGAGGATATCGATTTGATTCGCAGGCATCCAGATATTCCCATGACCATGACTATCGGCCTCACCCATAAAGGCGTGCAGGCTGGCGGCGATGAGCTTACCGAGTTCGCAAAATGCGCCCGCCTAGGACCCGACCAGAGGGTATCTATAGAGTCAATGGACCTGAGCCGTCGCGCTCAACTCGCTCCATACGCTCTTGAGGAAAAACTGCTTGACTGGCAGGCAGAAGGAAATATCACGTATTGGGGATCGGGACATATGATGCTTCTCGAGCGCCTTCCCGCTCCCAGAGACTCCAAATTCCGCCTCGATGATCTGGTATCACGCTATGAAAAGGTCCAGCAGAGGCGCATAGAAGAGATTTATCGCTATGCCGAGATCCGTCACTGCAAACACGATATCATT includes the following:
- a CDS encoding M56 family metallopeptidase, with the translated sequence MNSTCLEQHIWNGCWQGTAALLLAYGICRLWPKMPPHAMSWIWRLAYLKLMIAFIFIGSIGLPVLNHSYSRTLSAHISRAPLYRNARTLSTVAHHIDQAQSTVSILVLIWGTGVTLSTLKILTALRRTRRLRHTCESIEDADLQTELEQLCLRMKIKRVPQLLTGDVRGPMICGVLKQDIILPDKALTTSSHNDLRMIIAHELAHAKRHDVMWTWLPMLAQVFFFFNPLVWLFRREWLFAQESACDLLAIQTTGSACTDYGRMLLGHVVRRTSSAEPVGIGIAEPYETLKRRIDAMTKFAPITGKKKIAVCIAICVLALIGIVPWMLSAKDYKPTSAEIADVLAKAFYNRDYEAVYRIHVASGKPHSCDSAINYISGKLQSYGPVKEVTLEAKDKILPGLTGKGFSTGQQFAPAAGTEVSTWRVKAKNGEYRIGLMVQDGKLKFYEFNLADGGIGGGSL
- a CDS encoding BlaI/MecI/CopY family transcriptional regulator; protein product: MELPNLGELELELLRFITDHSPITVKEASVQFGEERGLARTTVLTVMERLRKKGYLKRKSREGVFEYCPCLQKSDLFRRLTRSFADKVLGGSLDPLVAYLAEDADLSDEQINELQHLLEEKRTKNE
- a CDS encoding RecQ family ATP-dependent DNA helicase encodes the protein MAIIQHPDGLTLFGLTIEEAKSLPRGKRRSLAGYLVRFGYYEQARDLLTHIVSADPNGMLYRMWLVWALLGCGDIEQSDSLSQQLLSEFPDMRGVILTRADVLFTQGEVESACEVMHTDTFDPKDGYSYWARLGLAFQRRSLWDEAHKSLDRAITIYRSRTDELEDKTIPIYLWMALALQEEHECCESREFRDEFGKLKQQEQDRLCAELEKPDRKTGSAQSHHRITCPDIPLKRTVDPEVAASMAAASEAPMLNAGLESQLKRFFGYDKFRKGQQQVVEHVLSDNSVLAIMPTGAGKSLCYQLPAMLLDGLTLVVSPLIALMKDQVDGLPVEVQKQATLINSTLDGDEIDRRLSDIRAGKYKLVYAAPERLRQIPFLHALRGRGVSLIVVDEAHCVSMWGHDFRPDYLFIGKALRYMGDPTVLAMTATATPKMRVEISNNLGRQLKVISTGTHRPNLYLESMMVRSDEEKMRSLIHLCRENDGAGIIYTRSRKKTEELAMLLRRERIRATHYHAGMDADDRARTHEEFMDGKWRVICATVAFGMGIDKSDVRFVIHYSLPGALEDYYQEAGRAGRDGLPSRCILLCTPSDKANNTRWMRQERVDADLPRKCYKIIRELTLDSPFAAIHSDDFERELGEQETKIRVAISMLEDIDLIRRHPDIPMTMTIGLTHKGVQAGGDELTEFAKCARLGPDQRVSIESMDLSRRAQLAPYALEEKLLDWQAEGNITYWGSGHMMLLERLPAPRDSKFRLDDLVSRYEKVQQRRIEEIYRYAEIRHCKHDIIADHFGEPPIENCLSCDVCSPSPESHEPISRQACPIESPLSDEQRRRKIIETVNMIPGRVGFTGLVRVLKGSITSRIKRDTCPNFGIFANLPKTAVERCVSEMLQDGSIRRDDSEYRLIWPADN